The Xylanibacillus composti genome window below encodes:
- a CDS encoding asparagine synthase-related protein, protein MVSIKIVTVVLQTEGMMTAIVGLYHDHSQPVDPEYGARMMRALEAYPADRTDSWVSGPIFFGCHTQWITPESCREQLPFYDPQEGLAITADAIVDNRAELFDRLGIDRHLRQRLTDSELIMLAYRRWGTDAPRYLHGDFAFFIWDERHQRLFGARDLLGNRSLYYCYQSGQFAFSTTISPLLALPYLCKRLNEEWLAEYLALPSLVDALNLHATPYKQIRQLPPAHCICMEQGRISIEQYSAICPPAEPLRLRSNAEYEEAFRSVFQQAVDDKVRTVRQVGVLLSGGLDSGTVAAFAVHSLKDRGKRLYAYSCIPPADFSDWTARDRIADETPYIQATVDHIGHIIPHMETFQGSSPYQDIDTWLELLELPYKYVENSFWMRGAFEKAQAQQVGVMLTGTGGNETISWGPSLAYYGKLLRKWRWLRLYRELYLYSRRIGTGRRRILPDILQTAFPMLAKQDEKPDQAGLPSMIHPSFAERMRVDERISDYLSELRISTLDACKARELSLQDLRIPSMLGVSGTKLSLRYSVRERDPTLDPRVIRFCASVPLSQYVQNGYDRALIRRATKHMLPDAVRLNQQKRGIQGADWVHRCLPHWPQIREELGRLCQDSAAAPYLHTARLKQLLDNWSVPPKPEHAAHPDLRLFMRSLVVYRFLRRF, encoded by the coding sequence ATGGTATCTATCAAAATTGTAACCGTTGTGTTGCAGACAGAGGGAATGATGACGGCAATCGTAGGTCTTTATCACGATCACTCACAACCTGTGGACCCGGAGTACGGCGCGCGGATGATGCGAGCGCTGGAAGCCTACCCGGCTGACCGTACGGACAGCTGGGTCAGCGGTCCTATCTTTTTCGGATGTCATACTCAATGGATTACGCCGGAGTCCTGTCGGGAGCAGCTTCCCTTCTATGATCCGCAGGAGGGATTGGCCATCACAGCCGATGCCATCGTGGACAATCGGGCAGAATTGTTCGACCGGCTCGGCATCGACAGACATTTGCGGCAGCGGCTGACGGACAGCGAGCTCATTATGCTGGCCTATCGCCGGTGGGGGACAGACGCTCCCCGTTACCTGCATGGAGATTTTGCTTTTTTCATCTGGGACGAAAGGCATCAGCGCTTGTTCGGGGCTCGGGATTTGCTGGGCAATCGATCGCTCTACTACTGTTATCAGTCCGGGCAGTTTGCCTTCTCCACCACGATCTCCCCGCTGCTGGCGCTGCCCTACTTGTGCAAGCGGCTGAATGAGGAGTGGCTGGCCGAATATCTGGCGCTGCCAAGCCTGGTTGATGCGTTGAATCTGCATGCTACTCCGTATAAGCAGATCCGCCAGCTTCCTCCCGCCCACTGCATTTGTATGGAGCAAGGACGCATCAGCATCGAGCAGTACAGCGCCATCTGTCCTCCAGCCGAACCCCTCAGGCTTCGCTCCAATGCTGAATACGAGGAGGCGTTTCGTTCCGTCTTTCAGCAGGCAGTGGACGATAAGGTGCGCACGGTTCGCCAAGTAGGTGTGTTGCTCAGCGGCGGCCTGGATTCCGGGACAGTGGCTGCGTTCGCGGTCCATTCGTTGAAGGATCGAGGCAAGCGCCTGTATGCCTACAGCTGCATCCCTCCGGCTGATTTCTCCGATTGGACGGCCCGTGATCGGATAGCAGATGAAACGCCTTATATTCAGGCGACTGTGGATCATATCGGGCATATCATTCCCCACATGGAGACATTCCAGGGAAGCAGTCCCTATCAAGATATAGACACTTGGCTGGAGCTGTTGGAGCTGCCCTACAAGTACGTGGAGAATTCCTTTTGGATGCGGGGAGCTTTCGAAAAGGCGCAGGCGCAGCAGGTCGGGGTCATGCTAACCGGGACGGGCGGAAACGAGACGATCTCATGGGGGCCGTCCCTCGCCTATTACGGCAAGCTCCTTAGAAAGTGGAGATGGCTGCGGCTCTATAGGGAGCTTTATCTTTACAGCCGCCGGATCGGTACCGGGAGAAGGCGCATTCTGCCGGATATCCTCCAGACAGCGTTCCCTATGCTGGCGAAGCAAGATGAAAAGCCCGATCAGGCAGGACTGCCGTCCATGATTCACCCCTCGTTTGCGGAACGGATGCGAGTGGATGAGCGAATCAGCGACTACCTGAGCGAACTGCGCATAAGCACGCTGGATGCGTGCAAGGCAAGGGAACTGTCCTTGCAAGATTTGCGCATCCCCAGCATGCTTGGGGTGTCGGGGACGAAGCTGTCCCTGCGCTACAGCGTCCGAGAGCGCGACCCGACGCTCGATCCCAGAGTGATCCGCTTCTGCGCTTCTGTTCCGCTTTCCCAATATGTGCAGAACGGCTACGACCGCGCGCTGATCCGCAGGGCAACCAAGCATATGCTGCCGGATGCCGTCAGGCTGAATCAACAGAAGCGGGGAATTCAGGGGGCGGACTGGGTCCATCGCTGCCTGCCTCACTGGCCGCAAATCAGGGAGGAACTGGGCAGGCTGTGCCAGGATTCGGCGGCAGCGCCTTATCTGCACACAGCCAGACTGAAGCAGCTGCTCGATAACTGGAGCGTTCCGCCCAAGCCGGAGCATGCCGCACATCCTGATTTGCGGCTATTCATGCGCAGTTTGGTAGTCTATCGCTTTCTTCGGCGGTTTTGA
- a CDS encoding paeninodin family lasso peptide, with protein sequence MEKKPWQCPNVEVLDVSQTMNGRGIWIDSRRDDANPRTPGAYPPES encoded by the coding sequence ATGGAGAAAAAGCCATGGCAGTGTCCCAATGTGGAGGTATTGGACGTCAGTCAGACCATGAACGGCCGAGGCATCTGGATTGACAGCAGGCGGGATGATGCGAATCCGCGTACCCCGGGCGCTTATCCGCCGGAATCATAA
- a CDS encoding aldolase gives MDRVRMPMQAFGLHIVSELPMPELQAAEAGSGEAQVEVTLADLTDEWRQYGGAASYCAIYDDKLYLRVPDLALYCVEGGRSIKVSPLPDAPAARVRMYVLGTCMGVLLMQRGTLPLHGSAVLMNGQAYAFVGESGAGKSTLAAAFVREGFSIISDDVIAVDASSRQTAPIVAPAYPQQKLWQTSLEQLGMDGAERYTPLYETKYAVPTNADFHPSPVPLGGVFELDKEHVDSVSLMAVQGLKKLPLLQQHTYRHELIPLLGRLQWHLDMCVALSRTVPIFKLRRPAEGFLVEEMMRQIMDAARMPMLRASSTKAR, from the coding sequence ATGGATCGCGTCCGCATGCCTATGCAAGCGTTCGGCTTGCATATTGTCAGCGAGCTGCCTATGCCGGAGCTGCAAGCAGCCGAAGCTGGGTCTGGCGAAGCGCAAGTGGAGGTCACCTTGGCAGACCTGACGGACGAGTGGCGGCAATATGGCGGAGCAGCTTCCTATTGCGCCATATATGACGATAAGCTGTATTTGCGCGTGCCGGATTTGGCCCTCTATTGCGTGGAGGGCGGACGAAGCATAAAAGTATCGCCGCTGCCTGATGCGCCTGCCGCTCGCGTGCGCATGTACGTGCTGGGGACTTGTATGGGCGTACTGCTGATGCAGCGAGGGACGCTTCCGCTTCATGGCAGCGCTGTGTTGATGAATGGCCAGGCATACGCATTCGTAGGGGAGTCGGGCGCCGGGAAGTCGACGCTCGCGGCGGCGTTTGTGCGGGAAGGCTTCTCCATCATCAGCGACGATGTGATTGCGGTGGATGCAAGCTCCCGGCAGACCGCTCCGATAGTCGCACCAGCTTATCCGCAGCAGAAGCTGTGGCAAACAAGCCTTGAGCAGCTAGGTATGGATGGGGCCGAACGGTATACCCCGCTGTATGAGACGAAGTATGCCGTGCCGACAAACGCTGATTTTCATCCTTCCCCTGTGCCGCTAGGCGGTGTGTTCGAACTGGACAAGGAACATGTTGACTCCGTAAGTCTGATGGCTGTTCAAGGACTGAAGAAGCTGCCGCTGTTGCAGCAGCACACCTATCGGCATGAGTTGATTCCTTTGCTCGGCCGCCTGCAATGGCATTTGGACATGTGTGTTGCACTCAGCCGAACGGTTCCTATTTTCAAGCTGCGGAGACCGGCGGAAGGATTTCTTGTGGAAGAAATGATGCGCCAGATCATGGATGCAGCCCGCATGCCGATGCTTCGTGCGAGCAGCACGAAAGCGAGGTGA
- a CDS encoding ABC transporter ATP-binding protein, whose translation MSEIWLYVKKLHRFAGARMYLNLTTMVVISLMEGVGIFMLVPMLHLVGLFQSDAVSMPLVDWLLRPLDGLPTDWLLPAILLLFVALLTGQAWLQRFQTNMNMAIQQGYIRHLRMEIYEGLLQANWSFFLRKRKSDFNHIMTNELARVTSGTYLTLRITTTILFTIVQLVFAFWLSWKLTAFVLLCGAALALYSKKFVRRSQQLGERATHLSEHYMASVTDHFNGIKEIKSNRMEQQHVHWFRQLCMRMERNFVQFARLQSASQFRYKIASAVIISLFVYLSVAFFKVGIEQLAVIILIFSRLWPKLSGLQNHWEQIAQSIPAFRSLLQLQRETAEAQEGRAENAASSPVDIAKPRGGVQRPVPASPAEQDKLEIREALACRHLRFRYDRNDAAYALRNVSVSIPANRMTAVVGKSGAGKSTFIDILIGLMNPESGEVLVDGVPLTASMALRLRNSVSYVSQDPFLFHGSIRENLAIAAPQASEEEMWEALRFSVSDGFVRELPQGLDTVIGDRGIRLSGGERQRIVLARAMLRKPSVLVLDEATSALDTENEKKIQQAIEQLKGKMTIIVIAHRLSTIRNADQVVVMDQGTVVQQGNYQALAADGAGVFQRLLAYQAQ comes from the coding sequence GTGAGCGAGATTTGGCTTTATGTCAAAAAACTGCATCGCTTTGCTGGAGCCAGGATGTATCTCAATCTGACGACAATGGTTGTCATCAGCTTGATGGAAGGCGTGGGCATCTTCATGCTGGTGCCGATGCTTCATCTGGTTGGCTTGTTCCAGTCCGATGCGGTGTCCATGCCGTTAGTGGACTGGCTGCTCCGGCCGCTTGACGGTTTGCCGACCGATTGGCTGCTGCCCGCCATCCTCCTTCTGTTCGTTGCGCTGCTGACCGGGCAGGCCTGGCTGCAGCGCTTCCAAACGAATATGAATATGGCCATCCAGCAGGGATACATCCGCCACTTGAGAATGGAAATCTACGAAGGGCTGCTGCAAGCCAATTGGTCGTTTTTTTTGCGCAAGCGCAAATCGGATTTCAATCATATCATGACGAATGAATTGGCGAGAGTGACAAGCGGCACGTATTTGACCTTGCGGATTACGACCACTATCCTGTTCACCATCGTACAGCTGGTGTTCGCTTTCTGGCTGTCATGGAAGCTCACAGCCTTCGTTCTGTTATGCGGTGCGGCGCTGGCTCTGTACTCCAAGAAATTCGTGCGCCGCTCGCAGCAGCTGGGGGAAAGAGCGACGCACTTGTCGGAGCACTACATGGCCAGTGTAACAGATCACTTTAACGGGATTAAAGAGATCAAGAGCAACCGGATGGAACAACAGCACGTTCACTGGTTTCGGCAGCTGTGTATGCGGATGGAACGGAATTTCGTTCAATTCGCCCGCCTCCAATCGGCTTCGCAGTTCCGCTACAAGATCGCTTCGGCTGTTATCATTTCGCTGTTCGTTTATTTGTCGGTTGCCTTCTTTAAGGTTGGGATCGAGCAGCTCGCTGTAATCATCCTGATCTTCTCTCGCCTGTGGCCGAAGCTGTCTGGCCTGCAGAATCATTGGGAGCAAATTGCCCAGTCCATTCCGGCCTTTCGCAGCCTCTTGCAGCTGCAGCGGGAGACAGCGGAGGCTCAAGAAGGACGGGCAGAGAACGCCGCGTCTTCACCCGTTGATATCGCCAAGCCGCGGGGCGGGGTTCAGCGGCCCGTACCTGCGAGCCCTGCGGAACAGGATAAGCTGGAGATCCGCGAGGCGTTGGCCTGCCGTCATCTCCGCTTCCGCTACGACCGCAATGACGCGGCATATGCGCTGCGGAACGTCAGCGTCAGCATACCTGCGAACCGGATGACCGCGGTCGTCGGCAAATCGGGAGCGGGCAAGAGCACGTTCATTGATATTCTGATCGGACTGATGAATCCGGAAAGCGGAGAAGTGCTTGTGGATGGTGTGCCTTTAACCGCGTCCATGGCGCTGCGGCTGCGCAACTCGGTGAGCTATGTCTCGCAGGACCCTTTTCTGTTCCATGGCAGCATTCGGGAGAACTTGGCCATTGCCGCGCCGCAGGCAAGCGAGGAGGAAATGTGGGAGGCGCTGCGCTTCTCGGTTTCGGACGGCTTCGTGCGTGAGCTGCCGCAAGGCCTGGATACCGTGATCGGCGACCGCGGCATTCGGCTATCGGGCGGCGAGCGCCAGCGCATCGTGCTGGCGAGAGCGATGCTGCGCAAGCCGTCCGTGCTCGTGCTGGACGAGGCTACGAGCGCGCTTGACACCGAGAACGAGAAGAAGATTCAGCAAGCGATTGAGCAGCTTAAGGGCAAAATGACAATCATCGTTATTGCGCATCGCTTGTCCACGATTCGCAATGCGGATCAGGTCGTCGTCATGGATCAGGGGACCGTTGTGCAGCAAGGGAACTATCAGGCGCTGGCTGCAGATGGCGCCGGCGTCTTCCAGCGCCTGCTTGCCTATCAGGCGCAGTAA
- a CDS encoding flagellar brake protein: MDDAEHLEFWPGQWIELQNESGDIFHTQIMKSEGRLTYIQRPTNRYCEHMSMTPGQSVEVFFHDQRNGLYSFTATLQRVQGRDSFESPFMRNVKRAQRRKYFRVPVDMEMELVEKSDDPAKSRQPLLLRTADLGGGGVAFHCAQSIPAGSKTSGVLHLRTKQNSKQIPFHGTIMNCRPLPDGQYKIALEFEDMKESLRSEIIKFCMFKQIELRNKLKNYSV, translated from the coding sequence ATGGATGATGCAGAACATCTAGAATTTTGGCCAGGACAATGGATCGAACTGCAGAATGAAAGCGGCGATATCTTCCATACGCAGATTATGAAGAGCGAGGGCCGACTTACCTATATCCAACGTCCCACTAACCGATATTGCGAGCATATGTCCATGACTCCAGGGCAATCGGTGGAAGTCTTCTTCCACGATCAGCGAAACGGGCTTTATAGCTTCACCGCGACTCTGCAGCGAGTTCAGGGGCGGGATTCGTTCGAATCGCCTTTTATGCGGAATGTGAAGAGGGCCCAGCGAAGAAAATATTTCAGAGTGCCGGTTGATATGGAGATGGAGTTGGTTGAGAAATCAGATGATCCAGCCAAGAGCCGCCAGCCGCTGCTGCTGCGCACGGCAGATCTGGGCGGAGGCGGAGTCGCCTTCCACTGCGCGCAATCCATACCCGCAGGAAGCAAGACGAGCGGTGTGCTCCATCTGAGGACCAAACAGAATTCGAAGCAGATCCCGTTCCACGGCACGATTATGAATTGTCGCCCTTTGCCGGATGGACAATACAAAATAGCGCTCGAATTCGAGGATATGAAAGAGTCGCTCCGCTCCGAAATTATCAAGTTCTGCATGTTCAAGCAGATCGAGCTGCGCAACAAGCTGAAAAATTATAGTGTATAA
- a CDS encoding methyl-accepting chemotaxis protein: MTTQFQKLHLRLSMCGMILAMIVYALHHTELMAGHGHGEVNLDTAFFAMMGLTAGIFLWNVYLYRKQILSWFPWVNATHLTFTSVTIIVAGNGMVEYHFSIFMVMAVAASYQHIGLMVWMTALFAIHHIGSYLWMPEFAYGQSDYSFSMVMIHAAFLVLTAAANMAQIHRKQKDTAAMKQENDKHQQTIKQLLRELTLTSESIEQHSASLLARAESNTKHADSIHQQTMSISALTTQNQREADQIAMLMQRMEEEVRHIAKATVILSETSSENMELTAQGRGVIEQTGQQMNQISESSLSVKQVLGELVEHANQAEEIVDLVKDVAAQTNLLALNATIEAAHAGEQGAGFMVVAQEVRKLSEQTTVSAIHILELLSEMQKKITHTAQTMDDLEKQVSTGNELVNNTTQAFLGIVQSNGAVHGRVMEISASTEAIAGSTSTIQQSMLDSAGSFDQIRGNIQHVLGASNKQHQSMEEMLSSVETMRQIAIRLHTLVSELSGDIGGGIEETVVPARAGQVSV, encoded by the coding sequence ATGACAACACAATTTCAAAAATTGCATCTGCGGTTATCGATGTGCGGGATGATCCTGGCTATGATTGTATATGCCTTGCATCATACCGAACTGATGGCCGGTCACGGACACGGCGAAGTCAACTTGGACACGGCATTTTTCGCGATGATGGGCTTGACCGCGGGTATCTTTCTATGGAATGTGTATTTGTATCGCAAGCAAATTTTGTCGTGGTTTCCGTGGGTGAACGCCACGCATCTCACGTTCACCAGTGTGACGATCATTGTTGCAGGCAACGGTATGGTCGAGTATCATTTTTCCATTTTTATGGTCATGGCGGTAGCCGCCTCCTATCAACATATAGGTCTGATGGTTTGGATGACCGCCTTATTCGCCATACACCATATTGGATCGTACTTGTGGATGCCGGAATTTGCCTACGGGCAAAGCGACTACTCCTTCTCGATGGTTATGATTCACGCGGCTTTTCTAGTGCTGACTGCAGCGGCGAACATGGCACAGATTCATAGGAAACAGAAGGATACGGCAGCCATGAAGCAAGAAAATGACAAGCATCAGCAGACGATTAAACAATTACTGCGGGAATTGACGCTTACCTCGGAATCGATAGAGCAGCACAGCGCATCCTTGTTGGCCCGGGCAGAGTCGAATACGAAGCATGCTGACTCCATTCACCAGCAGACAATGTCTATCTCGGCTTTGACAACACAGAATCAGCGGGAGGCCGACCAAATCGCTATGCTCATGCAGCGCATGGAGGAAGAGGTTCGGCACATTGCCAAGGCAACTGTGATTCTCAGCGAGACCTCAAGCGAGAATATGGAGCTGACTGCGCAAGGCAGAGGAGTGATCGAGCAGACGGGGCAGCAGATGAACCAAATCAGCGAGTCCTCCCTTTCGGTCAAACAAGTATTAGGGGAGTTGGTCGAACACGCGAATCAGGCAGAAGAAATCGTGGATCTGGTCAAGGACGTTGCAGCGCAAACCAATCTATTGGCCTTGAATGCCACAATTGAAGCGGCCCATGCAGGTGAGCAAGGAGCCGGGTTCATGGTGGTGGCACAGGAAGTTCGCAAGCTGTCCGAGCAAACGACGGTGTCTGCCATTCATATTTTGGAACTCCTTTCAGAAATGCAGAAGAAGATCACACATACTGCTCAAACGATGGATGACTTGGAGAAGCAAGTGTCTACAGGCAATGAGCTGGTCAACAACACCACACAAGCATTTCTGGGCATCGTGCAATCGAATGGAGCGGTTCACGGAAGAGTTATGGAGATTTCCGCTTCAACAGAGGCCATTGCGGGCAGCACCTCCACAATTCAACAATCCATGTTGGATAGCGCGGGTTCCTTTGACCAAATCCGGGGGAATATTCAGCATGTCCTGGGTGCGTCGAACAAACAGCACCAATCGATGGAAGAAATGTTGTCATCCGTTGAAACGATGCGACAGATTGCGATTCGCTTGCATACGCTTGTTTCCGAATTGTCCGGGGACATTGGCGGGGGAATTGAAGAGACTGTGGTTCCTGCGAGAGCCGGACAAGTCTCCGTGTAG